In Aquiflexum balticum DSM 16537, a single genomic region encodes these proteins:
- the rpsT gene encoding 30S ribosomal protein S20 has protein sequence MANHKSALKRIRANEAKRLRNRYQHKTTRTFIKRLKSSTDKAEAQELLKTVTSMIDKLAKKNIIHKNNAANKKSKLTRFVNAIA, from the coding sequence ATGGCAAATCACAAATCAGCACTAAAAAGAATCCGTGCAAACGAAGCCAAGCGTTTGAGAAACAGATATCAGCACAAGACAACAAGAACCTTCATCAAAAGGTTGAAATCTTCTACTGACAAAGCTGAAGCGCAAGAGCTTTTGAAAACAGTTACATCTATGATTGATAAACTTGCCAAAAAGAACATCATTCATAAAAACAACGCAGCAAACAAAAAGTCAAAATTGACTAGGTTTGTCAACGCAATTGCCTAA
- the radC gene encoding RadC family protein produces MEDYSSIKISQLAEEDRPREKLLLKGKSVLSDAELIAILIGSGTKYLSAVDLARYILSKVNNDLGELAKMSINDLKKFKGIGEAKAISIVAGLELGRRRKLITELVKRPRIISSGDVFHLMRSELIDEPIEHFYILLLNRANYVLKKILISKGGTTGTVADPKIIFKHALDCLACSIVLVHNHPSGNLKPSDHDKHLTKKLVDAGKCMEVHVIDHVIITDVAYFSFADEGIL; encoded by the coding sequence ATGGAAGACTATTCATCAATCAAGATTTCCCAATTGGCAGAAGAGGATCGGCCTCGGGAGAAACTCCTGCTCAAAGGTAAATCCGTTTTGTCGGATGCGGAACTGATTGCCATACTGATAGGTTCAGGGACCAAATACCTGAGCGCGGTGGATTTGGCCAGGTATATCCTCTCGAAAGTCAATAATGATCTGGGAGAGCTGGCAAAAATGAGCATTAACGACCTGAAAAAATTCAAAGGCATAGGGGAAGCTAAGGCCATCAGTATCGTAGCCGGACTGGAGTTGGGCAGAAGAAGGAAACTGATCACCGAACTGGTCAAAAGACCAAGGATCATCTCCTCAGGGGATGTGTTCCATCTGATGAGGTCTGAATTGATAGATGAACCGATTGAGCATTTTTATATTTTGTTGCTGAACCGAGCCAACTATGTCCTCAAAAAAATACTGATCAGCAAAGGCGGGACTACCGGAACTGTTGCGGATCCCAAAATCATTTTCAAACATGCCCTGGACTGCTTGGCATGCTCAATTGTGTTGGTGCACAATCATCCATCCGGAAACCTTAAACCTTCCGACCATGACAAGCACCTGACCAAAAAACTTGTAGATGCGGGTAAATGTATGGAAGTCCATGTGATAGATCATGTGATTATCACCGATGTTGCCTATTTTAGCTTCGCAGATGAAGGAATATTATAA
- a CDS encoding DUF1684 domain-containing protein has protein sequence MNTRNILIIGVLAVITLAVVYTLTGTDDPEVYIEKIEKERERQYKFIRFNIESPLSELQKRDFKELDFYTVDPAYKVRAKMIPVEDRKMMELPMTDGTVEKYLKHSFAEFELEGQTHRLLLLQSIKELDKRNFFLAFADGTSGEETYGGGRYINLRQDGKNSITIDFNMAYNPYCAYNPDFACPLPPKENVMEIAIRAGEKDYKKD, from the coding sequence ATGAATACAAGAAATATTTTGATTATTGGAGTACTTGCCGTAATCACCCTTGCGGTAGTTTATACACTTACTGGAACAGACGATCCGGAAGTTTATATAGAAAAGATCGAAAAGGAGCGGGAAAGACAGTATAAGTTTATCCGGTTCAATATCGAATCACCCTTGTCCGAGTTGCAGAAGAGGGATTTCAAAGAGCTTGATTTTTATACGGTTGACCCTGCATACAAAGTTAGGGCTAAAATGATTCCTGTGGAAGACCGAAAGATGATGGAACTTCCCATGACCGATGGCACGGTCGAGAAATACCTCAAGCATTCCTTCGCGGAATTTGAACTGGAAGGGCAAACGCATCGGCTATTGTTGCTTCAGTCCATCAAGGAATTGGATAAACGAAATTTCTTCCTGGCTTTTGCAGATGGGACAAGCGGCGAGGAGACCTACGGCGGAGGCCGCTATATCAACCTCAGACAGGATGGTAAAAACAGCATCACCATAGACTTCAATATGGCCTATAATCCCTATTGCGCCTACAACCCTGATTTTGCCTGTCCTTTGCCGCCAAAGGAGAATGTGATGGAGATAGCGATAAGGGCAGGGGAAAAGGATTATAAGAAGGACTAG
- the pheT gene encoding phenylalanine--tRNA ligase subunit beta yields MKISINRLKDFIALNQSPEEIADLLTDSGLEVEGIELFESIKGGLEGVVIGEVITCDRHPNADKLSITTVDIGEGVVPIVCGAPNVAKGQKVVVAKEGATLFPVSGESFEIKKAKIRGEVSQGMICAEDEIGIGASHAGIMVLDTDLPNGTPATEYFKVVRDHVLEIGLTPNRADAASHLGVARDLKALLKKEICIPSVDNFKVDNTNRIIPVEVASTEDCPRYAGLTISNIKIGPSPDWLQNYLKALDLDPINNIVDITNFILHDLGQPLHAFDADKINGGKIIVKKVPKDTPFVTLDEKERKLSGDELMICDEKGGLCIAGIFGGKGSGVSDNTTSIFLESACFSPDVIRKGAQFHGLKTDASFRFERGTDPNMPVYALKRAAMLIKELAGGEISSEVIDVYPAPVEDLVIEVSYANIHRLIGKEISKEEIKETLENLDILYIGETEKNITVSVKPYRVEVTREADVIEEILRIHGFDNVPLSENLNSDYLAEHPVKDLNKLQYRLSEVLSGLGYFEIITNSLTKPVYAEKSGFLNPANNVEILNKLSEDLGVMRQSLLFSGLEVLAHNINRRQKDLKLFEFGTVYFKEEERYREEKRLALFLTGDKAAESWLEPSKAVAFPDMYSTVEMILEKLGIDNVEVEIIHAAPFDYALLLKLGTKELGTIGVVQEHIGKLAEVKQEVLYADLNWDLLAKKSKGLKKYSEISKFPEVRRDLSLVIDKKITFDQIKKTAVRAGGKLLQRIGVFDVYQGEKIDADKKAYALSFFLQDTENTLTDKIIDKTMSRLIQSFENEVGAFIRK; encoded by the coding sequence ATGAAAATTTCTATAAATAGATTAAAAGATTTTATTGCCTTAAACCAATCACCCGAAGAAATTGCTGACTTGTTGACCGATTCCGGTCTGGAGGTGGAGGGGATTGAGTTGTTTGAATCCATCAAAGGAGGCCTCGAGGGTGTTGTCATTGGGGAAGTCATCACCTGTGACCGCCATCCCAATGCCGATAAACTCAGCATTACAACTGTCGATATTGGGGAAGGCGTGGTACCCATCGTCTGCGGTGCACCTAATGTAGCCAAAGGACAAAAAGTGGTGGTTGCCAAGGAAGGGGCTACACTTTTTCCTGTTTCGGGTGAATCCTTTGAGATCAAAAAAGCAAAAATCCGTGGGGAAGTTTCCCAAGGTATGATCTGCGCTGAAGATGAAATCGGGATCGGTGCAAGCCATGCCGGAATAATGGTGTTGGATACCGATCTGCCAAATGGAACTCCTGCTACTGAGTATTTCAAGGTAGTCCGGGACCATGTGCTGGAAATCGGGCTTACTCCAAACCGAGCCGATGCTGCTTCCCATCTCGGAGTTGCAAGGGACCTGAAAGCCTTGCTCAAAAAAGAGATTTGTATCCCTTCAGTGGATAATTTCAAGGTTGACAACACCAACAGAATTATCCCTGTAGAAGTGGCAAGTACTGAGGATTGTCCCCGATATGCAGGCCTGACCATTTCCAATATCAAGATAGGCCCATCCCCGGATTGGCTTCAGAATTATCTGAAAGCCCTTGATTTAGATCCGATCAACAATATTGTCGATATCACCAACTTTATCCTCCATGACCTGGGACAGCCCCTACATGCCTTTGATGCAGACAAAATCAACGGCGGGAAAATCATTGTCAAAAAAGTTCCCAAGGATACTCCTTTTGTCACATTGGATGAGAAGGAAAGAAAACTTTCCGGCGATGAACTGATGATCTGTGATGAAAAGGGAGGTTTGTGTATTGCAGGTATTTTTGGTGGAAAAGGTTCGGGAGTGTCCGACAATACCACTTCCATCTTTTTGGAAAGTGCCTGTTTTTCTCCGGATGTCATCCGAAAAGGGGCACAGTTTCACGGATTGAAAACAGATGCTTCCTTCCGCTTTGAAAGAGGAACAGATCCCAATATGCCTGTTTATGCACTGAAAAGGGCTGCCATGTTGATCAAAGAATTGGCGGGTGGTGAAATCTCCTCTGAGGTAATTGATGTGTATCCTGCCCCTGTGGAGGACTTGGTCATTGAGGTGAGTTATGCCAATATTCATAGACTGATCGGAAAAGAGATTTCAAAAGAAGAAATAAAAGAGACCCTTGAAAATCTGGACATTCTCTATATCGGAGAAACCGAAAAGAACATCACAGTTTCGGTAAAACCCTACCGGGTAGAAGTTACCCGTGAAGCGGATGTGATAGAGGAAATCCTTAGAATCCATGGTTTTGATAATGTCCCATTATCCGAAAACCTGAATTCTGATTATCTGGCAGAACATCCTGTCAAAGACCTCAACAAACTCCAATACAGATTGAGTGAGGTACTTTCAGGATTGGGGTATTTTGAGATTATCACCAATTCCCTGACCAAGCCCGTTTATGCGGAGAAATCAGGGTTCCTGAATCCGGCCAACAATGTGGAAATCCTCAACAAACTCAGTGAGGATTTGGGAGTGATGAGGCAGTCATTGTTGTTTTCAGGATTGGAGGTTTTGGCACATAATATCAACCGCAGACAGAAAGACCTGAAATTATTTGAATTCGGCACCGTATATTTCAAGGAAGAAGAGCGTTATAGGGAAGAAAAAAGACTGGCCTTGTTCCTGACGGGAGACAAAGCTGCTGAAAGTTGGTTGGAACCTTCCAAAGCAGTGGCTTTTCCGGATATGTATTCAACAGTGGAAATGATCCTCGAAAAATTGGGGATTGACAATGTGGAGGTAGAAATCATCCATGCAGCCCCGTTTGATTATGCATTGCTCTTGAAGTTGGGTACAAAAGAATTGGGGACCATCGGGGTGGTTCAGGAGCATATCGGGAAGTTGGCAGAGGTAAAACAGGAAGTGTTGTATGCAGACCTGAATTGGGATTTGTTGGCAAAAAAATCCAAAGGTTTGAAAAAGTACTCAGAAATTTCCAAATTTCCGGAGGTAAGAAGGGACCTGTCCTTGGTGATAGATAAAAAAATCACCTTTGATCAGATCAAAAAAACAGCTGTCAGGGCAGGCGGGAAATTGTTGCAAAGAATCGGAGTCTTTGATGTATATCAGGGAGAAAAGATTGATGCAGACAAAAAGGCCTATGCTTTGAGCTTTTTCCTACAGGATACCGAGAATACTTTGACAGATAAAATAATTGACAAAACCATGTCCCGGCTTATTCAAAGTTTTGAGAATGAAGTAGGTGCATTTATCAGAAAATAA
- a CDS encoding cell division protein ZapA, translating to METLSIRLKIGDREYPMKVKAEDEAKIRHAGKLINDKIKRYREEFGLDDRQDLLAMVAFDSMVESMEQNTINTEDSELIKSSVIRINEQLSSLL from the coding sequence ATGGAAACACTTTCTATCAGGTTGAAAATCGGAGATCGGGAATACCCCATGAAGGTGAAGGCAGAAGATGAAGCCAAAATCAGACATGCAGGAAAATTAATTAATGATAAAATCAAAAGGTACAGAGAAGAATTTGGTTTGGATGACCGTCAGGACTTGTTGGCTATGGTAGCCTTCGACAGTATGGTCGAATCCATGGAACAAAATACGATCAATACTGAAGACAGTGAATTGATAAAGTCCAGCGTCATACGGATCAATGAACAATTGAGTTCCCTTTTATAA
- the rny gene encoding ribonuclease Y yields the protein MGESLYIIIAGIVGLGLGAVLAGLFIKNNNKKLEAEAKEKAKSIIREAEITAEATKKDRILEAKEKYLRLKSEFEEEMNKKKNIILTNENKIKQREQVMSKELEQIKRKEAELDSKKENLSAQMHAVQVKKEELDRVTNQRIADLEKIAGLTREEAKEQLVEMLKDEATTKASSQIKDILDNAKLTATKQAKKIVLDTIQRTATEHAIENCVSVFNIESDDVKGKIIGREGRNIRALEAATGVEIVVDDTPEAIIISGFDPVRREVARLSLHRLVQDGRIHPARIEEVVAKTEKNIEEEIVEIGERTCIELGVHGLHPELIRMIGRMRFRSSYGQNLLQHSKEVAKLCATMAAEMGLNAKLAKRAGLLHDIGKVWPEEAELPHAILGMELAKKYKENPEVCNAIGAHHDEIEMTSMISPIVQASDAISGSRPGARREIMDSYIKRLKELEELALAFDGVNKCFAMQAGRELRVLVDAENVDDATASKLSFDISQKIEKEMQYPGQIKITVIREMRAVNYAK from the coding sequence ATGGGAGAATCACTATACATTATTATCGCAGGCATTGTAGGCCTGGGATTGGGCGCTGTCTTGGCGGGCCTTTTTATCAAAAACAATAACAAAAAGCTCGAAGCAGAAGCCAAGGAAAAAGCAAAAAGCATCATCCGTGAAGCGGAGATAACAGCAGAGGCCACCAAAAAAGACAGGATTCTGGAGGCAAAGGAAAAGTACCTGAGACTTAAGTCTGAGTTTGAAGAGGAGATGAACAAAAAGAAAAACATCATCCTTACCAACGAAAACAAAATCAAACAGCGGGAGCAGGTCATGTCCAAGGAATTGGAACAGATCAAAAGAAAAGAAGCTGAACTCGATAGCAAGAAAGAAAACCTCAGTGCGCAGATGCATGCCGTTCAGGTCAAAAAAGAGGAACTGGACCGGGTAACCAATCAGCGTATAGCTGACCTCGAAAAAATAGCAGGACTTACCAGAGAAGAAGCTAAAGAACAATTGGTAGAAATGCTCAAGGATGAAGCCACCACCAAAGCTTCCTCACAGATCAAGGATATCCTGGACAATGCCAAACTTACCGCCACCAAGCAGGCCAAGAAAATAGTCTTGGATACGATCCAAAGGACCGCAACAGAACATGCGATTGAGAACTGTGTTTCGGTTTTCAACATTGAGAGTGATGATGTAAAAGGAAAAATCATCGGTAGGGAAGGTAGGAATATCCGTGCTTTGGAAGCGGCTACCGGGGTTGAGATTGTAGTGGACGATACACCTGAGGCAATCATTATTTCCGGCTTTGATCCGGTAAGGAGAGAAGTGGCGAGATTGTCTTTGCACAGATTGGTGCAGGATGGCAGGATTCACCCTGCAAGGATTGAAGAGGTGGTAGCCAAGACTGAAAAGAATATAGAGGAGGAAATTGTGGAGATAGGTGAAAGGACCTGTATTGAATTGGGAGTACATGGGCTGCATCCTGAACTGATCCGGATGATCGGGAGGATGAGGTTCCGTTCTTCTTACGGACAAAATCTCCTTCAACACTCCAAAGAAGTAGCCAAATTGTGTGCTACCATGGCCGCTGAAATGGGCCTGAATGCCAAGTTGGCCAAGCGTGCAGGATTGCTGCATGATATCGGAAAAGTCTGGCCGGAAGAAGCTGAACTTCCCCATGCGATCCTTGGTATGGAGCTTGCCAAAAAATACAAGGAGAATCCTGAAGTATGTAATGCCATAGGTGCCCACCATGATGAAATAGAGATGACTTCGATGATCTCACCGATTGTTCAGGCCTCAGATGCCATATCCGGATCAAGACCTGGGGCAAGAAGGGAAATCATGGACAGCTATATCAAGCGTCTGAAAGAGTTGGAAGAACTCGCTTTGGCCTTTGATGGTGTCAACAAATGCTTCGCCATGCAGGCAGGAAGAGAATTACGAGTATTGGTGGATGCCGAGAACGTGGATGATGCCACTGCAAGTAAACTTTCCTTTGACATCTCTCAAAAGATTGAAAAAGAAATGCAGTATCCCGGTCAGATTAAGATCACGGTGATCAGGGAGATGCGGGCGGTGAATTATGCGAAGTAG
- a CDS encoding zinc-dependent peptidase — MRRKGLILTLFDGLITLGQELLFFLRIKSLHNADILFLDEHFLYYHKLNPKHQKEFRQRLAKFLAQKRMIPRGGMKQVTREMQLLIGATAVMVTFGFRGVSLKHFKKILIYPDNYFSTINQQYHKGEVNPKLGVIVLSWRSFAEGFLYPSDGVNLGIHEMAHALKLENQIHYNRESNFFNPARWETYSKLASLEIRNIQSGEASIFRSSAGKNSHEFFAVALETFFEKSAELKEYHPELYQALVFLLKQDPLVLGS; from the coding sequence ATGCGTAGAAAGGGATTGATTTTAACCTTATTTGATGGCCTGATTACTTTGGGGCAGGAGTTGTTATTTTTTCTGAGAATCAAATCACTCCATAATGCCGATATTCTATTTTTGGATGAACATTTCCTCTATTACCATAAGCTTAACCCAAAACATCAAAAAGAATTCAGACAAAGATTAGCCAAATTTTTAGCACAAAAAAGAATGATTCCCCGTGGTGGAATGAAACAGGTGACGCGTGAGATGCAGTTGCTGATTGGGGCCACAGCCGTGATGGTGACTTTTGGATTCAGGGGAGTTTCGCTCAAGCATTTCAAAAAAATCCTGATCTATCCTGACAATTACTTTTCTACCATCAATCAGCAATACCATAAAGGGGAAGTCAATCCCAAACTAGGGGTAATTGTATTGTCTTGGCGAAGTTTTGCAGAGGGCTTTCTTTATCCAAGTGATGGGGTCAATTTAGGCATCCATGAAATGGCCCATGCCCTCAAACTGGAAAATCAGATCCATTATAATAGGGAGAGTAATTTTTTCAATCCTGCTCGTTGGGAGACTTATTCTAAGCTTGCTTCCCTTGAAATCCGCAACATCCAATCAGGTGAAGCATCCATATTCAGATCTTCTGCCGGTAAAAACAGCCATGAGTTTTTTGCAGTTGCTTTGGAAACATTCTTTGAAAAATCAGCCGAGTTAAAGGAGTATCATCCGGAACTTTATCAGGCACTTGTATTTTTGTTGAAGCAGGATCCTTTGGTTTTGGGGTCTTAA
- a CDS encoding M20/M25/M40 family metallo-hydrolase, producing MNIKAFFPLLVFLLTNQIIIAQTIQPQYQKQVEELVNKPTIQKAFEYIKSIDDQTIKDMIFLTEIPSPSFHEKEKGLAFAELLKKAGADTVWIDEVGNIIGKRKGIKSDKTILVEAHLDTVFPFGTDVKVKQKGDTLFAPGIGDATRSLSVVIALVKTFHEFNIRTEHDIWFAGTVGEEGLGDLKGMKHLLREGAHPLAAHIAIDGGGLEDIVNGGIGSLRYKVMFKGSGGHSYGAFGIGNPHNALAHAITAFVSKADVFTKEGPKTTYSVSVLGGGTSVNSIPYESWMLVDMRSESQEKLKGINQLFLTAMEEGLEKENAIIRSGDALKLKIEKVGDRPSGMADPDSPIIQQTMALAKFLSGNDPVLTSGSTNANIAFSKGIPAVTIGKGGIGGAIHSLGEWWINEDGYLGVQNALLLVLMQGGM from the coding sequence ATGAACATCAAGGCCTTCTTCCCACTATTGGTATTTTTGCTAACCAATCAAATCATCATTGCCCAAACCATACAGCCGCAATACCAAAAACAGGTGGAGGAGTTGGTGAATAAACCAACGATCCAAAAGGCTTTTGAGTATATCAAATCCATCGATGATCAGACCATCAAGGATATGATTTTCTTGACTGAGATACCTTCGCCTTCTTTTCACGAAAAGGAAAAAGGTTTGGCTTTCGCCGAACTGTTGAAAAAAGCCGGGGCGGATACGGTATGGATAGATGAGGTTGGTAATATCATCGGAAAGCGAAAAGGAATCAAGTCGGATAAAACCATCCTCGTGGAGGCGCATTTGGATACGGTATTTCCTTTTGGTACAGATGTAAAAGTCAAGCAGAAAGGGGACACACTTTTTGCCCCTGGGATCGGTGATGCGACAAGGTCCCTTTCAGTGGTGATTGCTTTGGTCAAGACTTTCCATGAATTCAATATCCGTACGGAACATGATATTTGGTTTGCAGGAACAGTAGGAGAGGAAGGATTGGGAGACCTGAAAGGGATGAAGCATCTTTTAAGGGAAGGCGCACATCCTTTGGCTGCCCATATCGCCATAGATGGGGGCGGATTGGAAGATATTGTGAATGGGGGCATTGGTTCGCTCAGGTATAAGGTCATGTTCAAAGGTTCAGGAGGGCATTCTTACGGTGCATTTGGAATCGGAAATCCTCACAATGCCCTGGCCCATGCCATCACAGCTTTTGTCTCAAAGGCAGATGTATTTACCAAGGAAGGTCCAAAGACCACTTACAGTGTTTCGGTTTTGGGTGGCGGCACTTCTGTCAACTCCATCCCTTACGAATCTTGGATGTTGGTGGATATGCGTTCGGAAAGTCAGGAGAAACTGAAAGGCATCAATCAATTGTTTCTGACAGCAATGGAAGAAGGATTGGAAAAGGAGAATGCCATTATCCGAAGTGGTGATGCTTTGAAACTCAAAATAGAAAAAGTTGGAGATAGGCCAAGCGGTATGGCCGATCCGGATTCACCCATAATCCAACAGACCATGGCTCTTGCCAAGTTTCTATCAGGAAATGATCCTGTATTGACCTCAGGTTCTACCAATGCCAATATTGCTTTTTCCAAAGGAATTCCTGCCGTAACCATCGGCAAAGGAGGGATAGGAGGAGCCATACATAGTTTGGGAGAATGGTGGATCAACGAGGACGGTTATCTGGGGGTGCAAAATGCTTTGCTGTTGGTTTTGATGCAGGGAGGGATGTAG
- a CDS encoding type II toxin-antitoxin system HicB family antitoxin, whose translation MKKSFRIILTPESEGGFTVMVPSLPGCITWGENIEHAKLMAREAIDVYLEELQANGEPIPDDTNSLELSLLVD comes from the coding sequence ATGAAAAAATCATTTAGAATTATACTAACACCGGAAAGTGAAGGCGGATTTACTGTTATGGTTCCTTCTCTTCCAGGTTGCATCACATGGGGAGAGAATATTGAACATGCAAAATTAATGGCCAGAGAAGCCATAGATGTTTATCTTGAAGAGCTTCAAGCCAATGGTGAACCAATACCTGATGATACAAACAGCCTCGAGTTGTCCCTTCTTGTTGATTGA